A DNA window from Phoenix dactylifera cultivar Barhee BC4 chromosome 13, palm_55x_up_171113_PBpolish2nd_filt_p, whole genome shotgun sequence contains the following coding sequences:
- the LOC103709670 gene encoding probable pre-mRNA-splicing factor ATP-dependent RNA helicase DEAH2 isoform X1, producing the protein MYSEILENRKTIPVWEQKGEFLQALQANQTLILVGESGSGKTTQVKILFHLLDGKIFRDKWLDNITILILVALICLLSSCSGDGCNSW; encoded by the exons ATGTACTCCGAGATCTTGGAGAATAGGAAGACCATCCCGGTCTGGGAGCAAAAGGGGGAGTTCTTGCAGGCGCTCCAGGCCAACCAGACGCTGATCCTCGTCGGAGAGAGCGGCAGCGGGAAGACCACCCAG GTTAAGATTCTTTTTCACTTGTTAGATGGAAAGATCTTTAGAGACAAATGGCTGGACAACATAACAATTTTAATCTT AGTTGCTTTAATCTGTCTCCTGTCGAGTTGCTCAGGAGATGGATGCAACAGTTGGTGA
- the LOC103709670 gene encoding probable pre-mRNA-splicing factor ATP-dependent RNA helicase DEAH2 isoform X2, which yields MYSEILENRKTIPVWEQKGEFLQALQANQTLILVGESGSGKTTQVKILFHLLDGKIFRDKWLDNITILILYSTRYAF from the exons ATGTACTCCGAGATCTTGGAGAATAGGAAGACCATCCCGGTCTGGGAGCAAAAGGGGGAGTTCTTGCAGGCGCTCCAGGCCAACCAGACGCTGATCCTCGTCGGAGAGAGCGGCAGCGGGAAGACCACCCAG GTTAAGATTCTTTTTCACTTGTTAGATGGAAAGATCTTTAGAGACAAATGGCTGGACAACATAACAATTTTAATCTT GTACTCGACCCGGTATGCTTTTTAA